A region from the Leopardus geoffroyi isolate Oge1 chromosome C2, O.geoffroyi_Oge1_pat1.0, whole genome shotgun sequence genome encodes:
- the CMTM6 gene encoding CKLF-like MARVEL transmembrane domain-containing protein 6, giving the protein MENGAVYGPTTEENPGPTRGARSGLAAYFSLGRLRLHRRLFKVLQLLLSLLAFVCEEVVSQCTLCGGLYFFEFVSCSAFLLSLLILIVYCTPVYDRVDAVKVKSSDFYITLGTGCVFLLASIIFVSTHDRTPAETAATVFGFLASFMFLFDFASMVWEKQQESQMRKPEATRRTEATEPLNA; this is encoded by the exons ATGGAGAATGGAGCGGTGTACGGCCCCACCACTGAGGAGAACCCGGGCCCTACCAGGGGCGCCCGGAGCGGCCTGGCCGCCTACTTCTCTCTAGGCCGGCTTCGGTTGCATCGGCGCCTGTTCAAAGTCTTGCAGCTG TTGCTGTCTCTGCTGGCCTTCGTCTGCGAGGAAGTCGTGTCACAATGCACTTTGTGTGGAGGACTTTACTTTTTTGAATTTGTGAGCTGCAGTGCCTTTCTCCTGAGTCTCCTCATTCTGATTGTGTACTGCACTCCAGTTTATGACAGAGTCGATGCTGTCAAAGTCAAGTCATCG GATTTCTATATTACTTTGGGCACAGGATGTGTGTTTTTGTTGGCATCCATCATTTTCGTTTCCACACATGACAGGACCCCAGCTGAGACAGCTGCCACT GTGTTTGGATTCCTAGCAAGTTTTATGTTCCTGTTTGACTTTGCCAGTATGGTGTGGGAGAAACAACAGGAGTCCCAGATGAGAAAACCTGAGGCTACCAGGAGGACAGAGGCCACTGAACCACTTAATGCTTAA